A region from the Medicago truncatula cultivar Jemalong A17 chromosome 6, MtrunA17r5.0-ANR, whole genome shotgun sequence genome encodes:
- the LOC11408847 gene encoding co-chaperone protein p23-1, translating to MSRHPTVKWAQRSEELSITVELPDAQDVKLKVEPEGKFYFSATAGAEKIPYEVNVDLFDSIDVNDIITSASSRQICYLVKKAENKWWDRLLKQGGKIPSFLKIDWDKWVDEDEYYEQEAKPASDKDLGDIDFSKLNMGGGDGLELDAAGDDDDDESDSEEEDTDEASSGIEVDPKDTVSGDRTVAPDTKA from the exons ATGAG CCGCCATCCAACAGTCAAATGGGCCCAGAGGTCTGAGGAACTATCCATAACAGTTGAGTTGCCTGATGCTCAGGATGTGAAACTCAAAGTTGAGCCAGAGGGAAAATTTTACTTCTCGGCAACTGCTGGTGCAGAGAAGATTCCGTATGAAGTCAATGTTGATCTGTTTGACAGCATTGATGTAaat GATATAATAACCAGTGCTAGTTCGAGACAGATCTGCTACTTGGTGAAAAAGGCCGAGAACAAATGGTGGGACAGATTATTGAAGCAGGGAGGGAAAATTCCTTCCTTTCTGAAAATTGATTGGGACAAGTGGGTTGATGAGGATGAATATTATGAGCAAGAGGCCAAAC CTGCATCTGATAAGGACTTAGGCGACATTGACTTTTCT AAGTTGAACATGGGAGGGGGTGACGGCTTGGAACTTGATGCTGCAGGCGATGACGATG ATGATGAAAGTGACTCGGAAGAGGAGGATACCGATGAAGCATCTTCTGGCATTGAGGTAGATCCAAAAGACACCGTCAGCGGCGACAGAACCGTTGCACCTGACACCAAAGCATAA